The DNA window CCAGTCCAGGTCGAACTCGGCGGTGCCGAGCACCGCCGCCTCGGTGCGGGTCCAGTTCTGGAACGGGGTGCTCGTGAAGTAGGAGGTGGGCAGGATCAGCCGGCGGTCGTCCCAGACCTGCACCACCACGTAGCTGAGGGTCAGCTCCTCGATCCGCCCCCACTCCCCCTCGACCACCACCACGTCGTCGAGGCGCACGGCGTCGCTGAAGGCGAGCTGGAGGCCGGCGAAGACGTTGCCCAGCAGGCTCTGCGCGGCCAGCGCGGCGACCACACCGACCACACCGGCGCTGGTCAGCACGCCGGCGCCGATGCCACGGACGGCGGGGAAGGTCATCAGCATCACGCCGAGGGCGAGCACCACGATCACCGCGATGGTGAGCCGGCGCAGCAGCACCACCTGGGTACGCACCCGGCGGGCGTGCCGGTTGTTCGGCACGTCCACCCGGAACCGGGCCAGCGCGGTGTCCTCCGCCACCACCAGGAGCGAGGCCACCAGCCAGGCGGTGGCGGCGATCAGGGCGAGCACCAGGACGTGCAGGACGAGCTGCCGCCACGGGCTGCCCACCGCGTACAGGGTGGTGAAGCGCACGGCGAGCTGCACGGCGAGCACGGTCGCGGCCACCTGGAACGAGCGGTGCGAGTGCTCGGTCAGCTCGGTCATCAGCAGCGAGCGCCGGCCCAGCCGCCGGGTGGCCCGGTGCACCACCTCGACCAGCAACAGCGCGACCGCCGCCGCGGCGAGCGCGGCGACGGCGGTCACGAGGTAGGTCTGCACGGTTCGTTGTCTCCCTCCGCCCGGGCGCGAATCGGGCAAAGGCCCAATGGTGCCCGGACTATCGCGTATCGACCAGGATCACACCCGGCGATACCGCGACTGGAGGAAGCAGTAGAGGCCGAAGGCGGCGATGCCGAGCGCCATGAGCGTGAGCAGCACCGGCCCGTACGACTGGTCGCGGAGGGTACGCAGGGCGGCGTCCAGGCCGCGGGCCTTCTCCGGGTCGTACGTCACGGCGGCGGTCACGATGAGCACACCGGCGATGGCGAAGACGGCGCCCCGGGCCGCGTACCCGGCCATGCCGAGGCGGCGGGCCAGGGTGTGCGTCTTCGGGCTCATCTCGCCGGTCTTCAGGTTGCGCTCGAACTTCTTCTTGAGCCCGTAGATCACCATGCCGATGCCGACCGCGGCGAGCACCAGGCCGGCCAGCCCGACCAGCCACCGGCCGCCCTCGGACGCCATGAGCTTCTCGGTGAACTGCTGCTGCTGGTCGGCGGCGTTGCTGCTGGCGTCCTGGAAGACCTTGATGGCGGTCCAGCCCAGCCAGACGAAGACGATCACGCGGACGACGGAGGCGATCCGCTCGAACAGCTTTTCCTTGCCACGCAGGAAGCGGTGGCCGATGACCGCCTCGAACGCCTGCCAGATCGCCATGGCGAAGAGCCCGACGGCGATGGCGACGAGGAGGAACTTGCCGAGCGGCTGGGCGCCCAGGGTGCGCAGGGCGCCGTTCTGGTTGCCCTCCTCCCCCGACTTGCCGAAGGCGATCTGCACGGCCAGCCAGGCGAAGAGGAGGTGCACGATCCCGTAGCCGATGAAGCCGGCCCGGGTCAACAGTTCGAGCCACCTGCTGTTCGCGGCCTGGGCGGCGGTGGCTCCGGCGTTCCGGGTGAGAGACATGGCGCCTCAATCTCCCGGTGCGAGGTTTTCCAAACGTCGGCCGCCACCGCCCGGCGCGGCGATCAGGCGTTCGGGTCGCGGGCCACCCGCACGACGACCTGCTGGTCGGTGACGCTGTCCAGGGTCACCGAGAAGCCGCCGGCCTGGGCGGCCTGCTGCCCGACGGTGAGCGAGAGCTGCTCCCCGGCCACCTCGACGGTGACCTGGTCGCCCTCGGCCCCGACCAGCTTCGCCTCGACGCCGAGGATGGTGGCGCTGGCGTCGACGCCGCGCTGGAAGGTGACGGTGCAGGCGTCCAGGCCGCAGTCGGTGGAGGCGTTCTCCGAACTGCACCCGGCCAGCAGCGCGGCGCCGAGCGCGAGGCCGGCGAGCAGGCCGGCGGCCCGGCGGGTGGGGGTCAGGGAGGGGGAAACGCGTCGGTTCGTCACCCCGCCAAGGGTACGAGACGACGACCACACCGCCACCCACCGGTTAGGAAGGGCCCCTTTACCCCCACCAGGCGTTAAGAAGGGGCCCTTCCTTGCGCGTTAGGGTCCCGGCATGCCCTTCGACATCGCCCGCACCCGGGCTGCCTACCCCGCCCTGACCGAGGGCTTCGCCCACTTCGACGGCGCCGGCGGCACCCAGACCGCCCGGTCGGTGATCGAGGCGGTCACCGCCGCCATGACCGCCGCCACCGGCAACCGGAGCACCGCGTTCGTCCCGGGCCGGCGGTCGCTGGACCTGGTGGCCGCGGCTCGTGCCGCGGTGGCCGACCTGCTCGGCGCGGAGCCGGGTGGCGTGGTGCTGGGCCCGAGCGCCACGGCGCTGACGTACACCCTGGCCCGGACGCTCGGCGCGGGCTGGCGGCCGGGCGACGAGGTGGTGGTCTCCCGGCTGGACCACGACGCCAACGTCCGGCCGTGGGTGCAGGCGGCCGAGGCCGCCGGGGCCACGGTGCGCTGGGCCGAGTTCGACCCGGCGACGGGCGAGCTGCCCGCCGGCCAGTACGCCGACCTGGTCACCGAGCGCACCCGGCTGGTGGCGGTGACCGCCGGCAGCAACGCGATCGGCACCGTGCCGGACGTGGCGGCGATCGCCAAGACAGCGCACGCGGCGGGCGCGCTGGTCTGCGTGGACGGGGTCCACGCGGTGCCGCACGGCCCCACCGACCTGGCCTCGCTCGGCGCGGACTTCCTGGTGACCAGCGCCTACAAGTGGTCCGGGCCGCACCTGGCCGCGATGGCCGCCGACCCGGCCCGCTGGGCGTCGCTGCGCCCGGCCAAGCTGCTCCCCTCCTCCGACGCGGTCCCGGACCGGTTCGAGTACGGCACCCCGAGCTTCCCGCTGCTGGCCGGCGTGGTCGCGGCGGTGGACCACCTGGCCACCCTGGATCCGGCCGCGACCGGCGACCGCCGGGACCGGGTCCGGGCCGGGCTGGCCGCCGCCCAGGCGCACGAGGAGGCCGTCTTCGAGCGACTGCTCGCCGGGCTGGCCGCCCGCCCCTTCGTCACCGTCTACGGCTCGCCGGCCCGGCGTTGCCCGACGGTGTCGTTCCGGGTGGCCGGGTCGACCCCGGCGGACACCGCGGCGGCGCTGGGCGCGGCCGGCGTCTGCCTCTCCTCCGGCGACTACTACGCCTACGAGTACTTCCGGACGATGGGCCTGCGGGACAGCGGCGGCGCGGTCCGCGCGAGCGTGTACCACTACAACACCGTCGAGGAGGTGGACCGCTTGCTGACCGAACTCGACCGGCTGGCCGCCGCCGGGGAGAGAATGGCCGGGTGAGCTTCCTGGTCGAGGAGAACCCCGCACGGCGCCGCTTCGAGATCCTGGTCGACGACGCGCTGGCCGGCTTCACCGAATACGTGCCGCGCGGTGAGGTGCTGGTCTTCACGCACACCCAGGTGGACGAGCGCTACCAGAACATGGGGGTGGGCTCGGCGCTGATCGGGGGCACGCTGGACCAGATCCGCGAGCGCGGCGGCCGCATCGTGACGCAGTGCGAGTTCATGACCCGGTTCATCCAGCGCCACTCCGAGTACGCCGACCTGGTGGTCGCCGAGCCCTGACCGGGCGCCGGCCGGCTGGGCTCAGCGGGGGCCGGCGAGCAGTTCGGCGGCGGCGAGGGCGGAGGCCCGGGTCGCGCCGTGGGTCGCCACGTGCACCGCCCCGGTGACTAGCTCGGGCACGCCCAGCTCGACCACCACCGCGTCCGGGCGGGCGGTCAGGGCGCGGGACACGGCGTCCCGCATCCAGTCGTGCCGGTGCAGGTCCCGCACCACCAGCACCAGCGGGCGGCCGGCCGCGGCGGCGGCCGGGTCGGCGGGGACCTCGTCCCGGGCGTACCGGGCGGTCGTGGTGCCGGGCGCCAGGTCGGTCAGGGGCGCCGCGATCCCCCACGGGGTCTCCTCGCCGATGGCGATGTTGCGGGGCGGGGCGAACTCCACCACGTGCGCCGGGCCGGCCAGCGGCAGCCCGCCCGCGGCGGCGACCACCCGCAGGGCCCGGCGGGCGGCGGCCAGGCCGACCGCCGAGCCGGCGTCGCCGGGCCGGGCGCCGGACCGGCCGGACCGGGCGGCGACCGTCCAGGCGGCGAGCTGCCCGACCCGCTTCGCCGCCTCGGCCAGCCGCTCCTCGGGCAGCTCGCCCGCGACGACCGCGGCCACGATGGCGTCCCGCAGCTCGCGGGCGTCGGCCTCGGTGGCCCGCTCGCCGCCGACGCAGATCGCGTCGGCCCCGGCGGCGAGCGCGCGGACCGCCGCCCCCGCGAAGCCGTACCGGTCGGCCACGGCCCGCATCTCCACCGCGTCGGTGACCACCACGCCGCCGAAGCCCAGCTCCTCGCGGAGCAGGCGGCCCAGGATGCGCGGGCTGAGGGTGGCCGGCAGCTCCGGGTCCAGGGCGGGCACCAGCAGGTGCCCGGTCATCACCGCCTGCGCCCCGGCCGCCACGGCGGCCCGGAACGGGGCCAGCTCGACGGCGTCCAGCCGGGCCCGGTCGCCACCGATGCGGGGCAGGTCGTGGTGGGAGTCGACCCGGGTGTCGCCGTGCCCGGGGAAGTGCTTGGCGCAGGCCGCGACGCCGCCGGCCTGCAGGCCGCGGACCCAGGCGGCGGTGTGCCGAGCGACGAGGGCCGGGTCGGCGCCGAACGAGCGCACCCCGATCACCGGGTTCTCCGGGTTGGAGTTGACGTCGGCGTCCGGGGCGTAGTTGAGCGTGACGCCGACGCCGGCCAGCTCGGCGCCCAGGTCGCGGGCGACCGCCTCGGTCAGGGCCGGGTCGTCGACCGCGCCGAGGGCCAGGTTGCCCGGCCGGGAACTGCCGCGGACCGACTCGATCCGGGTGACGTCGCCGGCCTCCTCGTCGATGGCCACGATCACGTCGGGCCGCTCGGCGCGCAGGGTCGCGGTCAGCGCGGCGACCTGCTCGTGGTCGACGACGTTGCGGGCGAAGAGGACCACCGACCCGAGCCCCTCGGCGAGCCAGCGGCAGACCCACGGCGGCGGTGTGGTGCCGACGAACCCCGGTTGCAGGACGGCGGCCGCCAGGGCCGCCAGGTCTCCGGTCGCTCCCACGGTCCGCTCACTCATGCGCTGTCGTACCCCCGTCTTCCCCACGGCCCGCCGCCCGGCGGTGCTGACATGGTCACACCGCGTCCCTAAATAGTCAACAATCCTTACTGTTAGCGGCTGGCACCGCCGGCGGGCCCGTGGGAGAGTGCGGACATGCCTCCCGCCCTGCTCGCCGACGCCACCAGCGCCGCGGACATCCCCGGCGTACGCCTGCTCGGCCTGGTGGTCGGCGGCCTGTTCCTGCTGATCGCCATCCGGGCGATGTTCCGCCGCTGACCCGCCGCGTTCGGATCCCGTCTCCCCGGGGTAGGGCTGCCGTTGTCCGTCGCGTGCGCCCGGCACGCGAATCCGGCGAGGGGGAACCATGAAGATCGGTTACTTTCTGTCCAGCGAGGAGTACACCCCGGCGGAGCTGCTGGAACAGGCGCGCGGCGCCGAGCGGGCCGGCTTCGAGGCACTGTGGATCTCCGACCACTACCACCCCTGGGTCGACGCGCAGGGCCAGAGCCCCTTCGTCTGGTCGACCATCGGCGCCCTCAGCCAGGTCTGCCGGCTGCCGGTGACCACCGCGGTCACCTGCCCGACCGTCCGCATCCACCCCGCGGTGATCGCCCAGGCCGCGGCCACCAGCGCGGTGCTGCACGAGGGACGGTTCGTGCTCGGGGTGGGCAGCGGCGAGGCGCTGAACGAGCACATCTTCGGCGACCCGTGGCCGCAGGCCGACGTCCGGCTGGAGATGCTGGAGGAGGCCGTCGAGGTGATCCGGGAGCTGTGGACCGGCGACTTCGTCAACCACCACGGCAAGCACTACACCGTGGAGCACGCCCGGATCTACACCCGCCCCGACACGCCCCCGCCGATCTACGTCTCCGGCTTCGGTGGGAAGTCGATCGAGCTGGCCGCCCGGATCGGCGACGGCTACGTGAGCACCATGCCCGACGCCAACATGGTGCGCCGGTTCCGCGACTCCGGCGGCGGCGACAAGCCCTGCCAGGCCGGGTTCAAGGCCGCGTACGCCGACAGCGAGGACGAGGGCGCGCGGATCGCGTACGAGCGGTGGCCCAACGCCGGCGTGCCGGGCGAGCTGTCCCAGGTGCTCCCGTCACCGCGCCACTTCGAGCAGGCCGCGCAGCTGGTCAAGCCCGAGATGATGAAGGAGTCGTTCGTCTGCGGCCGGGACGCCGACGCCCACCTGGAGATGATCGACAAGTACGCCAAGGCCGGCTTCGACGAGATCTACGTGGCCAACACCGGCCCGCACTGGCAGGGCCTGTTCGACCTCTACCAGCGCGACGTCCTCCCCCGGCTGCGCTGACGTCCGTGCCCCGGCGGCGGTGAGCCGGTGCTCCCTCGGGCTCCGCTCACCGCCCCGCAGGGTACGGATGTGACGGTCGGCGCGGCGCGGTTTCGGCGGTGATCGCCAGGGGTACCTGCGGCCACTGATGAGACTGACCACGCACTCCACGACCCTGCGCCGCGCGGCCAAGAGCCTCTTCGGCTGGACCGCCCTCCGGCCCAACCAGCTGGCCGCCATGCGGGCGGTCATGAAGCGCCGCGACGCCCTGGTGGTGCTGCCCACCGGCGCCGGCAAGTCGGCGATCTACCAGATCCCGGCCAGCCTGATCCCGGGCCCCACGGTGGTCATCTCCCCGCTGCTCGCCCTCCAGCAGGACCAGATCGCCGCGCTGAACGAGCGGCAACGGCCCGAGCTGCGGGCGGTCCGGATCAGCTCCGACGAGAGCGCGGCCCAGCAGGCCGAGGCGATCGAGGAGATCCGGGCGGGTCGCGCCGAGTTCCTGTTCATCACCCCGGAGGCGCTGAGCAACCCGGAGCGGCTGGCCGAGGTCCGCGCGCTCAAGCCGGCGCTCGTGGCGATCGACGAGGCGCACTGCATCTCCGCCTGGGGGCACGACTTCCGCCCGGACTACCTGGCGCTCGGCCACCTCATCGAGGGCATCGGCCGGCCGCCGGTGGTGGCGCTGACCGCCACCGCCTCCCCGCCGGTGCGCGACGACATCGTGGCCCGGCTGCGGCTGCGCGACCCCGAGGTGGTGGTGTCCGGGCTGGACCGGCCCAACCTCTTCCTGGAGGTGGCGCACTGCCCCACCGACGACTACCGGTGGCGGCGGCTGCTCGCCCTGCTCCGCGACGACGAGCGGCCCGGCATCATCTACGTGCCGACCCGGCGGGCGGCCGAGGAACTCGCCCAGCGGCTCACCGAGGCCGGCTTCCCGGCCCAGTACTACCACGGCGGGATGCCGACCGGCGCGCGCAACGAGCTGCACGAGGCCTTCCTCGCCGACCAGGTGCCGATCATGGTGGCGACCTCGGCGTTCGGCATGGGCATCGACAAGCCGAACATCGCCTGGGTGGTGCACATGGCACTGCCCGACTCGCCGGACAGCTACTTCCAGGAGATCGGCCGGGCCGGCCGGGACGGCGCGCCCGCCCGGGTGCTGCTGCTCTGGCGCGCCGAGGACGTCGGTCTCCAGCGCTACTTCAGCGGCGGCCTGCCCGACGAGAACGAGCTGGCCGAGCTCGCCGCCCTGCTGCGCAAGCAGCCCCGCACCAAGAAGGAACTGCGCGAGCTGACCGGCCTCGGGCCGCGCAAGCTCGGCCAGTACTTGTCCCTGCTGGAGCAGGTGGGCGCCGCGGAACCCCGGGCCCGCCAGCGGATCGCCGCCCCCCGGTACGCCCCGGCGGCCGCCGAGTCCGGCCGCGCCGCCCTGGCCGAGGCGGAGCGGCAGCAGACCGTGACCCGGTCGCGGACCGACATGATGCGCGCCTTCGCGGAGACCACGGGCTGCCGGGGGCAGGCGCTGCTGGCGTACTTCGGTGAGCAGATGAGCGAGGTCTGCGGGCACTGCGACAACTGCCACGCCGGCACGAGCGTCGCGTCCGAGGGCGCGGTGGGGCCGTTTCCCGTGCACAGCCAGGTGCGCCACCCCGAGTGGGGCACCGGCCTGGTGCTCAGCTACGAGGAGGACCGGATGACGGTGCTCTTCGACGAGGTGGGCTACAAGACGCTGTCCGTCCGCGTGGTGTCCGAACAGGGCCTACTGGAGCTGGACTAGCCTGACCCGGGCGCCGCGGTGACGGCGCCCGTCGACAACGACGACCACGGCGAAAGGGGCTTGATCGTGATCGAGCAGCCGGCGTACACCGGGTTCGGTTTCTCCGACGAGGAGTGGGGGCTGCTGGTCGGTCTGCCGCAGTCGGTCCTCGCGGCGGCCGCCGCGGCCGAGTCCGACGGCACCCGGCGCACCATGGCCGAGAACGCCGCCGGGCTGGAGACGATCGCCGCGGGCCGCGAGTCGGCCAGCCCGCTGGTGGCCGCCGTCGCCGGCGAGATCGTCTCCCGGGTGGGCGACCCCGAGGCCGGTGAGGAACTGCCGGTCATCACCCCCGACGACCCCCAGGCGATGATCGAGGACGTGCTCGGCCGGGCCGGGCAGGCATCCGTGCTGCTGTCCGCCAGGATCGACGAGGGACAGGCGGGCGCCTACCGCCACTGGCTCGTGGAGATCGCCGAGCAGGTGGTGGGCGCCGCGTCCACGGGCGGCATCCTGGGCCTCGGCGGCGACGTGGTGAGCGACTCGGAGCGGCGTTTCCGGGACCGGCTCGCCACCGTGCTCAACGACTGACCGGACTGTTAACAGAACATTTCACGTCCGTCAATGACGGATAGTTCACGCCCCACGGGTGCCAACTTCCGGCCTCGTGGGGCGTCCTGCTTCATGACGGCTGGACGAACCACCGGGGGTCGGGCATGGACACGGAACTCAGGCGGCAGGTCTTCGACACCGAACAGGTGCCCGCCGCCGACCGCTTCGGACTGTGGCTGGACATGCTCGCCAGCACGCCCGGGCTCATGCGGGTACGCACCGAGCACGCCGACAACTTCGTCGCCCGGTCGGAGTTCCTCGACCTGGGTCAGATGCAGCTCGTCCGCCACCGCTACCCCTCGCTGGACGGGACCCGGACCCGGAAGCTCATCCAACGCTCCGACGCGGACTACTACGTGCTCGCGCTGACCCTCGCCGGCACCGGCATCGCGGACCAGGACGGGCAGCGCGGCATCTGCACCGCCGGCGACTTCACCTTCTACGACTGTGCCCGGCCGCAGGAACTCAGCCACCACGGCGACGACGGGGACCAGCCCGTCAGCTCGATCGTGGCCTTCATCCCGTACGAGGCGCTGCCGCTGGCGAACCGCCGGCTCGCCCCCCTGTTCGCCGGCCGGATGTCCGGCGCCGAGGGGATCGCGGCCCTGCTGGCCGACTACCTCATCCGGCTCACCGACCATCCCGAGCAGTACCACGCGGCGGACGCGGAGCGGCTGGGCGGCATCGGGCTCGACCTGATCTCCACCATGCTGGGCCGGCACCTGGTCTCCGAGGACGCGGTGCCCACCGAGGTCCGCCGTCGGGCCCTGCTGGCCCAGGTGCGCTCGCACGTCCGCCAGCACCTCGGCGACGCCGCGCTGAGCCCGCAGTCGATCGCCGACGCGCACCACGTCTCGGTCCGGTCGCTGCACCGGCTCTTCGAGGCCGAGGAGACCACCGTGGCGGCGTACATCCGGGACGAGCGGCTGGAGCGGTGCCGCCGGGACCTCGCCGACCCGGCGCTGGCCGACCGGCCGATCCAGCTCGTCGCCGGCCGCTGGGGCTTCCGGGACAAGGCCCACTTCAGCCGGGCGTTCCGGGCCGCGTACGGGGAGACCCCGCAGGCGTACCGGGCGCGCCACCTGCATGCGGCACGGATCGTCAACACGGCGGCGTCCGCAGTCAACTCCGGCCGGACATACTGAGTGCGGGCCGGCAGCCGGGCGACCGGCACGGCCCACTGGTATCGGGGGCCGTGGCGAGGCGCCCGCGGCGGTTCCGTCGCGGGCGGCCGCCCGGTGGCGGCGCCCCGAACGACACGGGCCATCGGCGGCCACACCGGTTTCCGGCCCCGTCGTTCTTCCCCCCAGGACCGACGGCGGGGCCGGTCAGCCCGCCTCCTCCTCCAGCAGCACCAGAACGGCCTTCTCCACGGCCTCGCGCGGCATGTCCGGCTGCACCGGGGCCAGCACCCCGTCGTGATAGAGGTCGACGATCCGGGGGTCCACGTAGGACGTGCGGGCCACGGTGGGGGTGTTGCCGAGCAGCTCGGCGACCGCGCGCATCACCGCCGCCACCGCCCGCCGGCGGGCCGTCGTGGAGCGCTGCGGGCCGGCCGTGGCCAGCTCGGTCGCGGCCAGCACGGTGGCATGCCAGGTGCGGAAGTCCTTGGCCGTCATCTCCCCGCCGCTGGCCTCGCGCAGGTAGTCGTTGACCTCGTCGCTGCGCACGTCCCGCCAGGTCCGGCCGTCCCAGTAGCCGAACAGGCGCTCCTCGGCCCGCCGGCGGCGGCGCAGGTTGGTCAGCACCCGGCACAGCTCCGGGTCCTCGATCCGGCGGACCTGCTCGATGCCGCCCTTCGCCGGGAACTCGAAGACCACGCAGCCGCCGCGCGAGCGGGCGTGCTCGGGGCGCAGGGTGGAGACGCCGAAGGTCGCGTCCTCACCGGTGGCGTACTGGTCGCTGCCGACCCGGAACATGCCCATGTCGAGCAGGCGGGCGACGGTGGCCAGGATCCGCTCCCGCCGCAGGCCGCGCAGCGCCAGGTCGTGCTCGACCCGGTCACGCAGCACGGGCAGCCGGTGGGCCACCTCCAGCACGTGGTCGAACTTGGCCTCGTCCCGCTTCTCCCGCCACTTCGGGTGGTAGAGGTACTGCTTGCGGCCGGCCGCGTCGATCCCGGTGGCCTGGATGTGCCCGTTCGGGTGCGGCGAGATCCACACGTCCTGCCAGGCCGGCGGGATGACCAGCTCGCGCAGCCGGGCCAGCGCGTCGGGGTCGCGCACCGCCGCGCCCTTCGCGTCGACGAAGAGCCAGCCCTTGCCGCGCCGCCGGCGTCCGTAGCCCGGCCCGCCCGGATCACTACGCCGCAATCGCACCGGAGACCCGCACCGCCCGTTCCGCCTCGTCCACGGCGGCCACCACCTCGTCGACCTCGATGGCCGCCAACGTCGGGTGGGTTCCTACCCCGCCGGAACCGGCCCAATCCCGGTCGATCCCGTCGTGGGGCGGGAACCCGAGCACCCGGTGCCGGGGCCGGTCGGGCGGCGGGCCCCAGTGCGCCGGCGGCACCGGCCCGAAGAGGACCACCGAGGCGGTGCCGTAGCCGGTGGCCAGGTGCGCGATGCCGGTGTCCCCGCTGACCACCAGCCGGGCTTCGGCCACCAGCGCGGCCAGCTCGGCCAGGCCGGTCCGGCCGGCGAGCACCGCGTCCGGTGGCAGCCCCGCGTCCCGGGCCACCCGGGCGGCCAGGTCCCGCTCGTCGGTCGAGCCGGTGAGCACCACCCGGTGTCCCCGGGCGGTGAGGATCCGGGCCAGCGCGGCGAAGCGACCCGCCGGCCAGCGCTTCGCGGGGATCTTGCTGCCCGGGTGCAGCACGGTGGCCCGGGCCGGGTCGGCGGCGGCGGGCGGCCGGCGCAGCGCCAGGTCGCCGGGGTCGGCCGGGAGGCCGTACCAGTGCAGCAGCCGGCACCAGCGGCGCACCTCGTGCTCGTCGTCGTCCCAGGCCGGGCCGGTCAGGTGCCCGGCCTCGGCGTTGCGGTAGGCGAGCAACCGGCCCGGCCGGGCGGCGGCGAGCATCCGGTGCGAACCCGGCCCCCGCCCGTGCAGGTTGACCGCCACCTCCGGCGGCGGGCCGGGCCACGCCGCCCGGTCGGCCAGCCCGGTGGTCGGCAGCACCCGGTCGATCGCCCCGGTCAGCGCGGCCAGCGGCGCCAGCCAGGCCGGCGCGGCCAGCACCAGCTCCCGGCCCGGGAGGCCGGCGCGCAGGCCACGCAGCGCCGGGACCGCGGTGGCCAGGTCGCCGACCCCGAGCGCCCGCAGCACCAGGATCACGGGTACGACGACTCCTGCTGCGCGCAGACCACCATCTCGCGTACGGCACAGCCGGCCGGCTGGGAGAGGGCGAACATCACCGCGGCGGCGGTGTCGGCCGGCTCGTTGAGCACCGCGTCCGGCCCGGGGCGGTACTGGGCGTCCCGCTCGTCGAAGAAGGCGGTGCGCATGCCGCCGGGGATGAGCAGCGTGACCCCGACCGTGCCGGCCAGCTCGGCGGCGAGCGCCCGGGTGAAGCCGACCACCCCGAACTTCGCCGCGCAG is part of the Micromonospora halotolerans genome and encodes:
- a CDS encoding DNA topoisomerase IB; translated protein: MRLRRSDPGGPGYGRRRRGKGWLFVDAKGAAVRDPDALARLRELVIPPAWQDVWISPHPNGHIQATGIDAAGRKQYLYHPKWREKRDEAKFDHVLEVAHRLPVLRDRVEHDLALRGLRRERILATVARLLDMGMFRVGSDQYATGEDATFGVSTLRPEHARSRGGCVVFEFPAKGGIEQVRRIEDPELCRVLTNLRRRRRAEERLFGYWDGRTWRDVRSDEVNDYLREASGGEMTAKDFRTWHATVLAATELATAGPQRSTTARRRAVAAVMRAVAELLGNTPTVARTSYVDPRIVDLYHDGVLAPVQPDMPREAVEKAVLVLLEEEAG
- a CDS encoding glycosyltransferase family 9 protein, producing MILVLRALGVGDLATAVPALRGLRAGLPGRELVLAAPAWLAPLAALTGAIDRVLPTTGLADRAAWPGPPPEVAVNLHGRGPGSHRMLAAARPGRLLAYRNAEAGHLTGPAWDDDEHEVRRWCRLLHWYGLPADPGDLALRRPPAAADPARATVLHPGSKIPAKRWPAGRFAALARILTARGHRVVLTGSTDERDLAARVARDAGLPPDAVLAGRTGLAELAALVAEARLVVSGDTGIAHLATGYGTASVVLFGPVPPAHWGPPPDRPRHRVLGFPPHDGIDRDWAGSGGVGTHPTLAAIEVDEVVAAVDEAERAVRVSGAIAA